In Chaetodon trifascialis isolate fChaTrf1 chromosome 4, fChaTrf1.hap1, whole genome shotgun sequence, one DNA window encodes the following:
- the tmem59l gene encoding transmembrane protein 59-like has protein sequence MLRLGGRMCGLSALLSVLLAGLAAASSDLFDNQLGDINYCKKQCQLTIKNKSPAKDSIMNACHRGCRLYSICQFVNGNAGFNTSREECQGACQEAYIKLLEQDACSTGCASQPSEPEIKRRKLRAMTLRPKPPSVMEAVSSWCNDIVSSAQSFISSTWTFYLQADDGKVVVFQSQPEMEYSLPELQAPRSNVADKPWPQVHSHTQRPHGVRGHGERGASKAGGKGKHPVQHTDDPTAEHDFLGCMSRRSGLPRWILAACLFLSIMVMLWLSCASLVTAPEQHIKTQLSINGDKEFLDNAHKVNPYHLSPVIAVAVKQSEESQEAGPLPVKVDLNKTCV, from the exons ATGCTCCGGCTCGGCGGCAGGATGTGCGGCTTGTCGGCCCTGCTCTCGGTGCTTCTTGCCGGGCTCGCGGCGGCTTCCTCGGACCTGTTTGACAACCAACTGGGCGACATCAATTACTGCAAAAAGCAATGCCAGCTCaccatcaaaaacaaaagcccCGCTAAA GACTCCATAATGAACGCCTGTCACCGTGGCTGTCGCCTCTACTCCATCTGTCAGTTTGTCAATGGCAACGCCGGCTTCAATACCAGCAGGGAGGAGTGTCAGGGAG cctgcCAGGAGGCATATATCAAGCTGCTGGAGCAGGACGCCTGCAGCACAGGCTGTGCCAGCCAACCCTCTGAACCTGAGATcaagaggaggaag CTCAGAGCCATGACTCTCCGCCCTAAGCCCCCCTCTGTGATGGAGGCCGTGTCCAGTTGGTGCAATGACATCGTCAGCTCTGCCCAGagcttcatctcctccacctggaCCTTCTACCTGCAGGCTGATGACGGCAAGGTGGTGGTTTTTCAG AGCCAGCCAGAGATGGAGTACTCTCTGCCCGAGCTGCAGGCTCCTCGATCCAACGTGGCGGACAAACCCTGGCCCCAGGTCCACTCTCACACCCAGAGGCCCCATG GTGTGAGGGGACATGGCGAGAGGGGAGCATCCAAAGCAGGAGGCAAAGGGAAGCACCCTGTCCAGCACACAGACGACCCCACAGCTGAGCACGACTTCCTCGGCTGCATGTCCAG ACGTTCGGGCCTTCCACGGTGGATTTTAGCGgcctgtctcttcctgtccatCATGGTCATGTTGTGGCTCAGCTGTGCCAGCCTCGTCACCGCGCCGGAGCAGCACATCAAGACGCAG CTGAGCATCAACGGCGATAAAGAGTTTCTGGATAATGCCCACAAAGTCAACCCGTACCACCTGAGTCCCGTGATCGCCGTCGCCGTGAAGCAGTCAGAGGAGAGTCAGGAAGCCGGGCCGCTGCCGGTGAAAGTTGACCTCAACAAAACCTGTGTTTAG
- the crlf1b gene encoding cytokine receptor-like factor 1b isoform X1, whose protein sequence is MFSCMFLFLAPHVLSSTHVAVISPQDPVLRIGSSLTATCTLSPELGLHSSTLYWTLNGMCLSSSTYSVVSPDTLSVTVHHLNGSQQQSGDNLVCHGADGHVLAGSCLYVGTPPEKPVNLMCWSRNTKDLSCKWSPGGRGETHIRTKYTLKYKLRWYGREMECENDSTGKQRYSCHIPRNLALFTPYEIWVEAANQLGSATSDITTLDILDVVTTDPPANVQVSRVGDLEDQLTVRWASPPELKDVLFQAKYQIRYRLEDSTEWKVVDDVGNQTSCRLAGLQPGTVYFVQVRCNPVGIYGSRKAGIWSDWSHPAAASTPSSERLQSGSCDPKPGQQNSTLRRELKQFFGWVRKHAYGCSGMSIKLYDQWRVWLQKTHRTRNQILQDDNS, encoded by the exons ATGTTCTCCTGCAtgttcctcttcctcgctcctcatGTGTTGTCCTCGACTC ATGTCGCAGTGATCTCCCCTCAGGATCCCGTCCTGCGTATCGGCTCCAGCCTGACAGCCACGTGCACGCTGAGCCCGGAGCTCGGCCTCCACTCCAGCACGCTGTACTGGACGCTGAACGGGATGTGTCTGTCCAGCAGCACCTACAGTGTGGTCAGCCCCGACACGCTGAGCGTCACCGTCCACCACCTCAACGGCTCCCAGCAGCAGTCTGGAGACAACCTGGTGTGTCACGGAGCAGATGGACACGTCCTGGCTGGTTCATGTCTCTATGTGGGCA cGCCTCCAGAAAAACCAGTTAATTTAATGTGTTGGTCCCGCAACACCAAGGACTTGAGCTGCAAGTGGAGCCCGGGGGGGCGCGGTGAGACCCACATCCGAACCAAATACACCCTCAAGTACAAACTGAG gTGGTAcgggagagagatggagtgtgAAAACGACAGCACAGGGAAGCAGCGTTACTCCTGCCACATCCCCCGCAACCTCGCCCTCTTCACCCCGTATGAAATCTGGGTGGAGGCAGCCAATCAGTTGGGCTCTGCCACCTCTGACATCACCACCCTGGACATCCTCGATGTAG TGACCACAGACCCTCCTGCCAACGTGCAGGTGAGTCGTGTTGGCGACCTCGAGGACCAGCTGACGGTCCGCTGGGCCAGCCCCCCCGAGCTCAAGGACGTCCTCTTTCAGGCCAAATATCAGATCCGCTACAGACTGGAGGACAGCACTGAATGGAAG GTGGTGGATGATGTAGGTAACCAGACGTCATGTCGGCTGGCCGGCCTTCAGCCCGGGACCGTCTATTTCGTCCAGGTGAGGTGCAATCCAGTGGGCATCTATGGCTCCAGGAAAGCCGGCATCTGGAGTGACTGGAGCCATCCGGCCGCCGCCTCCACACCCAGCAGTG AGCGGCTGCAGAGCGGCTCGTGTGATCCCAAGCCTGGTCAGCAGAACTCCACCCTGCGGCGGGAACTCAAGCAGTTCTTCGGTTGGGTCCGCAAGCACGCGTACGGCTGCAGCGGCATGTCAATCAAACTGTACGATCAGTGGAGGGTGTGGCTGCAGAAGACGCACAGAACGCGCAACCAG attCTACAAGACGATAATTCATAG
- the crlf1b gene encoding cytokine receptor-like factor 1b isoform X2 produces the protein MFSCMFLFLAPHVLSSTHVAVISPQDPVLRIGSSLTATCTLSPELGLHSSTLYWTLNGMCLSSSTYSVVSPDTLSVTVHHLNGSQQQSGDNLVCHGADGHVLAGSCLYVGTPPEKPVNLMCWSRNTKDLSCKWSPGGRGETHIRTKYTLKYKLRWYGREMECENDSTGKQRYSCHIPRNLALFTPYEIWVEAANQLGSATSDITTLDILDVVTTDPPANVQVSRVGDLEDQLTVRWASPPELKDVLFQAKYQIRYRLEDSTEWKVVDDVGNQTSCRLAGLQPGTVYFVQVRCNPVGIYGSRKAGIWSDWSHPAAASTPSSERLQSGSCDPKPGQQNSTLRRELKQFFGWVRKHAYGCSGMSIKLYDQWRVWLQKTHRTRNQVDSTRR, from the exons ATGTTCTCCTGCAtgttcctcttcctcgctcctcatGTGTTGTCCTCGACTC ATGTCGCAGTGATCTCCCCTCAGGATCCCGTCCTGCGTATCGGCTCCAGCCTGACAGCCACGTGCACGCTGAGCCCGGAGCTCGGCCTCCACTCCAGCACGCTGTACTGGACGCTGAACGGGATGTGTCTGTCCAGCAGCACCTACAGTGTGGTCAGCCCCGACACGCTGAGCGTCACCGTCCACCACCTCAACGGCTCCCAGCAGCAGTCTGGAGACAACCTGGTGTGTCACGGAGCAGATGGACACGTCCTGGCTGGTTCATGTCTCTATGTGGGCA cGCCTCCAGAAAAACCAGTTAATTTAATGTGTTGGTCCCGCAACACCAAGGACTTGAGCTGCAAGTGGAGCCCGGGGGGGCGCGGTGAGACCCACATCCGAACCAAATACACCCTCAAGTACAAACTGAG gTGGTAcgggagagagatggagtgtgAAAACGACAGCACAGGGAAGCAGCGTTACTCCTGCCACATCCCCCGCAACCTCGCCCTCTTCACCCCGTATGAAATCTGGGTGGAGGCAGCCAATCAGTTGGGCTCTGCCACCTCTGACATCACCACCCTGGACATCCTCGATGTAG TGACCACAGACCCTCCTGCCAACGTGCAGGTGAGTCGTGTTGGCGACCTCGAGGACCAGCTGACGGTCCGCTGGGCCAGCCCCCCCGAGCTCAAGGACGTCCTCTTTCAGGCCAAATATCAGATCCGCTACAGACTGGAGGACAGCACTGAATGGAAG GTGGTGGATGATGTAGGTAACCAGACGTCATGTCGGCTGGCCGGCCTTCAGCCCGGGACCGTCTATTTCGTCCAGGTGAGGTGCAATCCAGTGGGCATCTATGGCTCCAGGAAAGCCGGCATCTGGAGTGACTGGAGCCATCCGGCCGCCGCCTCCACACCCAGCAGTG AGCGGCTGCAGAGCGGCTCGTGTGATCCCAAGCCTGGTCAGCAGAACTCCACCCTGCGGCGGGAACTCAAGCAGTTCTTCGGTTGGGTCCGCAAGCACGCGTACGGCTGCAGCGGCATGTCAATCAAACTGTACGATCAGTGGAGGGTGTGGCTGCAGAAGACGCACAGAACGCGCAACCAGGTAG attCTACAAGACGATAA
- the rex1bd gene encoding required for excision 1-B domain-containing protein: protein MVPADFKALIQRFYHLQSERVETYQLFEEGHEAYLRTGPHYDFDHYRQLVHEITQAFSGISKEVLEIKGRLHHEFDRPDLSEHIEKLQSKEKQKLELTAKLQLARQRAQDHPEDENCQEEIQEIKHEIIKNKEALSEIMQDFKYDSEECD, encoded by the exons ATG GTCCCTGCAGACTTTAAAGCCCTCATCCAGAGGTTTTACCACCTTCAGTCTGAGCGGGTAGAGACGTATCAGCTCTTTGAAGA AGGACATGAGGCCTACTTGAGGACAGGGCCCCATTATGACTTCGACCACTACAGGCAGCTGGTCCATGAGATAACACAGGCCTTCAGCGGCATCTCCAAGGAAGTGCTGGAGATCAAGGGGAGGCTGCACCACGAGTTTGACAGGCCAGACCTTTCTGAGCACATCGAGAAGCTGCAGagcaaagagaagcagaaactTGAACTG ACAGCCAAGCTGCAGCTGGCCAGGCAGCGGGCCCAGGATCACCCAGAGGATGAAAACTGTCAAGAGGAGATTCAGGAGATCAAGCACGA GATCATCAAGAACAAAGAGGCTCTGAGTGAGATCATGCAGGACTTTAAGTATGACTCTGAGgagtgtgattga
- the fam78bb gene encoding protein FAM78B, whose amino-acid sequence MHGLIVLILVESRSAVLFPRPVRLSWLLLTITFTCTAMGCIQSIACNKSRIKRENIVVYDLSATIDHCPTVIEENSPIVLRYKTPYFKASARIVMPPIPRNETWVVGWIQACTQMEFYNTYGDVGMSSWELPQLREGLVRAISDSDGVSYPWYGNTTETVTIVGPTSKPSRFIVSMNDNFYPSVTWAVPVSESNTPLLTNIKRDQSFTTWLVALNTTSREKILLHTIKWRMRVDILVDPSLPLGSRARLVGRVHQDQPRVLTRMEPIPPNAMGRPNANDAQVLMWRPRRGPPLVVIPPK is encoded by the exons ATGCACGGCCTCATAGTGTTGATACTGGTCGAGTCCCGGTCAGCTGTGCTGTTCCCCAGGCCTGTCAGGCTCTCTTGGCTGCTCCTGACCATCACCTTTACCTGCACAGCCATGGGCTGCATCCAGAGCATTGCCTGTAACAAGTCACGCATCAAACGAGAGAACATCGTGGTGTACGACCTGTCCGCCACCATAGACCACTGCCCGACTGTCATTGAGGAGAACTCGCCCATAGTGCTTCGGTACAAGACGCCCTATTTCAAAGCCTCGGCGCGGATTGTGATGCCCCCTATTCCGCGCAATGAGACATGGGTGGTGGGCTGGATCCAGGCGTGCACCCAGATGGAATTTTACAACACCTATGGAGACGTCGGCAT GTCGAGCTGGGAGCTGCCTCAGCTACGAGAAGGTCTGGTGAGGGCCATCAGCGACTCAGACGGCGTGAGCTACCCCTGGTACGGAAACACAACGGAGACGGTCACCATCGTGGGCCCCACCTCCAAGCCATCGCGTTTCATCGTCAGCATGAATGACAATTTTTACCCCAGCGTCACCTGGGCTGTGCCAGTCAGTGAATCCAACACACCCTTACTGACTAACATCAAAAGGGACCAGAGCTTCACCACCTGGCTGGTGGCGCTCAACACCACGTCCAGGGAAAAGATCCTGCTCCACACCATCAAGTGGAGGATGAGGGTCGACATATTGGTGGATCCATCCCTGCCTCTGGGCTCCAGGGCCAGGCTGGTGGGCCGGGTGCACCAGGACCAGCCTCGTGTGCTGACCCGCATGGAGCCCATCCCTCCGAACGCCATGGGGAGGCCCAACGCCAACGACGCCCAGGTTCTGATGTGGAGGCCGAGGAGAGGTCCTCCGCTTGTTGTCATACCACCCAAGTAG